The following proteins are co-located in the Triticum aestivum cultivar Chinese Spring chromosome 1A, IWGSC CS RefSeq v2.1, whole genome shotgun sequence genome:
- the LOC123127768 gene encoding uncharacterized protein: MEATSSLTRSLSLVPRPRRSSRAAKSPHMPTLSPAPRVLPLRRARSDADLLGSVPAAAPASAGSVLLRSPRPRTRNDEDAPMEDCFDGAGAGKGNNSSGRGGGSGGAGGNGQSAGMGEHYRRVLRLEPDNPLLLRNYGKYLHEVERDLAGAEEYYGRALLACPGDADLLSLYGRVLWEANQDKDRAAGYFERAVQAAPDDCYVLGSYASFLWDAEDEDEEGASTAAASSPALVPAC; this comes from the exons ATGGAAGCCACCTCGTCCCTCACGCGCTCCCTCTCCCTCGTCCCCCGCCCCcgccgctcctcccgcgccgccaaGTCCCCGCACATGCCCACCCTCTCCCCGGCGCCGCGCGTCCTCCCGCTCCGCCGCGCCAGGTCGGACGCCGACCTCCTCGGGTCCGTCCCCGCCGCGGCGCCAGCCTCCGCCGGCTCCGTCCTCCTCCGCTCGCCCCGCCCACGGACGCGCAACGATGAGGACGCGCCGATGGAGGACTGCTTCGACGGCGCGGGCGCCGGCAAGGGCAACAACAGCTCCGGCCGCGGCGGGGGCAGCGGAGGCGCCGGCGGCAACGGCCAGAGCGCCGGCATGGGGGAGCACTACCGCAGGGTGCTGAGGCTGGAGCCGGACAACCCGCTGCTGCTGCGCAACTACGGCAAGTACCTGCACGAGGTGGAGCGCGATCTGGCGGGCGCCGAGGAGTACTACGGCCGCGCCCTGCTCGCCTGCCCCGGCGACGCTGACCTGCTCAGCCTCTACGGCCGCGTCCTCTGGGAGGCCAACCAGGACAAGGACCGCGCCGCCGGATACTTCGAGCGCGCCGTCCAGGCCGCGCCCGACGACTG CTATGTGCTGGGATCGTACGCGAGCTTCCTGTGggacgccgaggacgaggacgaggaaggAGCGAGCACGGCGGCGGCCAGCTCTCCGGCGTTGGTGCCGGCCTGCTGA